The Ahaetulla prasina isolate Xishuangbanna chromosome 14, ASM2864084v1, whole genome shotgun sequence genome includes a region encoding these proteins:
- the NPRL3 gene encoding GATOR complex protein NPRL3 isoform X2 has product MGDTSSPVSVILVSSGSRGNKLLFRFPFQRGPGNPAALIAGPVDLPSTCPVGWASPFAPGRHLEKRPRSPSGTSRSRYAVNSIGDNVEEPDGDSRFSDVILATILATKSDMCGKKFELKIDNIRFVGHPTLLQHVFGQVSKTDPSPKREMPTMILFNVVFALRATADPSVISCLHNLSRRIAIVLQHEERRCQYLTREAKLILAIQDEVSAMSETRDGPQLPFPHILPKCKLARDLKEAYDSLCTTGLVQLQINNWLEVSFCLPHKIHDVASSFIPPEAIERSLKAIRPYHALLLLKDEKPLLSELPLDCSPALVRVIKTASAVKNLQQLAQDADLALLQVFQLAAHLVYWGKALMVYPLCENNVYMLSPNASVCLYSPLAEEFSSQFPGHDLPAVLSKFSWPVSLSELKDPLAPAIQETHLIRMVAWMLQHRLLIQLHSYACLMVPPKEEEEEEEEEEEGFRTRVEELPFPARVGGRSLSTPSALSFGSPTSSDDMTLTSPSMDNSSAELLPGGESPVNKRMTENLLTSLSEHEREAILSVPAAHNPDDLRMFARLLHYFRGRHHLEEIMYNENMRRSHLLMLFDKFRSVLVVTNHEDPVISVFQSLHK; this is encoded by the exons ATGGGGGACACCTCGAGCCCCGTCAGCGTCATCCTGGTGAGCTCCGGCAGCCGGGGCAACAAGCTGCTCTTCCGCTTCCCCTTCCAGCGGGGCCCCGGCAACCCGGCCGCCCTGATCG CTGGCCCAGTTGACCTTCCCTCCACCTGTCCAGTGGGCTGGGCGTCGCCTTTCGCACCTGGGCGCCATCTAGAGAAGCGGCCCCGTTCACCTTCAG gAACATCAAGGAGTAGGTATGCGGTAAACAGTATTGGTGACAATGTAGAAGAGCCAGATGGAGATTCCAG GTTTTCAGATGTCATTCTGGCAACAATTCTGGCTACTAAATCGGACATGTGTGGCAAAAAGTTTGAGCTGAAGATTGATAACATTCGTTTTGTTGGGCACCCAACTCTGTTGCAACATGTCTTTGGCCAG GTATCAAAGACAGATCCTTCTCCCAAGAGGGAAATGCCCACCATGATTCTCTTCAATGTGGTCTTTGCTTTAAGG GCCACTGCAGACCCCTCCGTGATCAGCTGCCTGCATAACCTTTCCCGGCGCATTGCCATTGTGCTTCAGCATGAAGAGAGACGCTGCCAGTATCTCACCAGGGAGGCCAAACTCATTCTGGCCATTCAAGATGAAGTTTCAGCCATGTCAGAAA CAAGGGATGGCCCTCAGTTGCCTTTCCCTCATATCCTTCCCAAGTGCAAGTTGGCCAGAGACCTTAAAGAGGCTTATGACAG tCTGTGCACAACAGGGTTGGTCCAACTACAGATCAATAACTGGCTGGAAGTGAGTTTCTGCCTGCCTCATAAAATCCATGATGTGGCATCCAGTTTCATCCCTCCAGAAGCCATTGAAAGAAGCTTGAAAGCTATTCG GCCTTATCATGCCTTATTACTGCTTAAAGATGAGAAGCCCCTCCTCAGCGAACTGCCCCTCGACTGCTCACCTGCCCTGGTGCGAGTAATCAAGACAGCCTCTGCAGTGAAGAACCTTCAGCAGCTGGCTCAGGATGCCGACCTGGCGTTACTCCAG GTGTTTCAGCTGGCTGCACATCTGGTCTACTGGGGCAAGGCCCTCATGGTCTATCCCCTGTGTGAGAACAACGTCTACATGCTGTCCCCCAATGCCAGTGTCTGCCT TTATTCCCCTCTGGCAGAGGAGTTCTCCTCTCAGTTTCCAGGCCATGACCTGCCCGCAGTTCTGTCCAAGTTCTCCTGGCCAGTTTCTCTGTCTGAGCTCAAGGATCCTCTTGCTCCAGCGATTCAGGAG ACACATCTCATTCGGATGGTGGCCTGGATGCTCCAGCATCGGCTTCTCATTCAGCTGCACAGCTACGCCTGCCTAATGGTTCCaccaaaggaagaggaggaggaggaagaggaggaggaggaaggttttcGCACCAGAGTAGAAGAGCTGCCCTTTCCTGCCCGAGTTGGGGGCCGAAGCCTCAGCACTCCTAGCGCACTCAGTTTTGGTTCTCCCA CTAGCAGTGATGACATGACCCTGACAAGCCCCAGCATGGATAACTCCAGTGCAGAGCTGTTGCCTGGGGGGGAGTCTCCCGTGAACAAACGCATGACGGAGAACCTCCTGACCAGCCTCTCAGAGCATGAACGGGAAGCCATTCTCAGTGTCCCTGCAGCTCACAATccagatgatctgcgcatgttTGCCAG GCTGCTGCACTATTTCCGTGGACGGCATCACTTGGAGGAGATCATGTACAACGAAAACATGCGCCGCTCCCATCTGCTCATGCTCTTTGACAAGTTCCGTAGCGTGCTGGTGGTGACGAACCACGAGGATCCTGTCATCTCTGTCTTTCAGTCCCTGCATAAGTGA